CAGCCGAGGAAATCAGGAGCCTTCTCGACGAGTTGCGCGTAAAGTTTCGAGTAAAAATCCCGGAAAAGTTTATTCGTGAAATCCAGTGCGTCACAATGCCGGACTGCTGCAACATCCGGTTTCAGGGAGAAAGCTTTTTCGAGGGCTGAACCACAGCGGACATGACCAGTGCCGGCACTGGTGGAAAGGATAAGGACTTTATGTTTCATGGGCATTTCTGTCGAGTGACCCCTCTTATATAGTTCTAAGCACCTGAAAAAAAAATGATTACAATGTGACAAGATGGTGTCATGCCCATGGCGAGAAAAAGGGGGGAACAGGATGTGTTTAGGGTGAAATCAATCTTTATATTATGCATCTGTACGAGAATGTATTTGCAAAAAAAAGGAGGCATGAGATAAAGAGTACAGTTCTTTGGAAAAGTAATTACAAAACATCATAAGCACAGGGAAGGCCGTGGGAGTCGGCTACTGTTGCGCAGCGGTAATAGAGTGACGAATGCTTCAATTAAACCAATCGGTTATGGAACCGGTGAAGGTGCAAGCAGGAGGTTATCAGCTCTTAAGTCCGAATATCTGTCTTATGGATGCTCATTCGTTCCCGACGAGTGTCGGAGGAACGAAAAAACTTTTTCGCAAAAAAAGAGAATGAGGCATAGTAAAGAGTTTTTCCGGAGTAGTCTCCGAATATTTCATATTCGCCTTCTTCAAAAGATTCACACTTGCCCTTCGTAAAAAAACAAGAAAGTGAATCAAAGAATATGAAAACGAATAAAATATTAACGCTGGCAACCGCTTTGCTGGTGTCAGCCCTGTCAGTCAAAGCTCAAGTAACAAGTTTTAGTGATATTAATTATTGGGTAGGAAGCGGAACAAATCAATCCGTTTTAGTGATTGACTGGAAAGATGGTAAAGCCCCTCAAAGCATCGCTTGGGGATACCAATGGAATGGTTCTACTACTAAAGAAAATATGCTTACGGATATCGTTGCTGCTGATACAAAGCTTTATATGAATGCATCCCCTAGCGGTTTTGGTCTAGCCCTTTATGGACTAGGTTATGATGTTAATGGTGGCGGATTTGCAACGACAGCGGGAACATCCTTTGATTTACAGGGAATTGCAATGGGCCCATTCAATGGATATCCTGCGAACTCAACTCAATCCCTAACGAACCTATCAGTCGATGCCATGGATCACTACAAGCAGGGGTGGACTTACAGCGTAAATCCTGCTGATGGTTATTGGACTGACTTGGTAGGTGTGGGTAATCCATTCAGTGGAGGTTTATGGCAACAAGGTTTTGGTTTATCCAGCTCTGTCACTGACGGACAATGGCAGGCCCTTACTTTCGATGTAGGATTTGCGAATTTTTTTGCCGCATTTCCTACCGCAGCTCCCGGGACTTATCCGATTACTGGGACAATTGCTGCGCCTTCCCCAGTGCCTGAACCGAGCACTTATCTCATGATTATTTCAGGTCTATTTGTGCTTACTTATGTCGTGACTCAAAGTCGCAAAAACAAAAAGTCCATTACCCAATAATTATTAATGATTGAAGTGATGAAAGGAACATCATGAAACTCAAGACGGGTTTTACACTGATAGAGTTGCTAGTTTCAGTAGCCATTATTGCAACATTATTTGCGATGAGCCTTCCCGTGTACCGGAAGGTTAAGATTGCTGCATCAGGTCCTATAGCAGCTAATACTTTGAACCAGCTCCGAATAGCCGGCCAAATGTATCAATCTGATAATAATGGTCAATACTGGAAATATGTCGATCCTGTGGCAGGAGGAAATGCTTGGTGGTTTGGTTTTGAAACCTCAGCAAGTGCATCCCTTCCTGAGGGCCAAAGAAGTTATGATGTTAAAGGGGGGACACTCGGAAGATATATTGGTGGGGCGACTAGCGGGGTAGGTGTTGATCCTGCTTATTCCATGTATGGGGGTACATTAAAAGCTAAATTTAAAAATGGTCCGATCGGATATGGATATAATGTACTTTTGGCCAGGAGTGGTTCTGAGCCAAGCATGTTTGGATGGATTGGGTTTGGATCTCCCC
The Verrucomicrobiota bacterium DNA segment above includes these coding regions:
- a CDS encoding type II secretion system protein, yielding MKLKTGFTLIELLVSVAIIATLFAMSLPVYRKVKIAASGPIAANTLNQLRIAGQMYQSDNNGQYWKYVDPVAGGNAWWFGFETSASASLPEGQRSYDVKGGTLGRYIGGATSGVGVDPAYSMYGGTLKAKFKNGPIGYGYNVLLARSGSEPSMFGWIGFGSPQTVDSIQNPSQVVVFCTSAQVNTFQAPASTSNPMIEEFVGIDEYNPTIHYRFGDRAMAVFADGQIGYVPIDLSTLDNKMPNAKIGKLAAKYLGL